The Thalassotalea psychrophila genome window below encodes:
- a CDS encoding LeuD/DmdB family oxidoreductase small subunit, which translates to MTFNSEQKGSAWVYGNNIDTDILAPGPYMKKPMAELAKHCFEAIDTDFAVQVKTGDVVVGGEAFGIGSSREQAAQALVELGVSTVIAKSFARIFYRNALNLGLPALVCNDADKISKGDQISVQPEQGVIINHSKNEQYKCEAIPPQLMEIVRAGGLMPFLQNKNNK; encoded by the coding sequence ATGACTTTTAATAGTGAACAAAAAGGCAGTGCATGGGTTTATGGTAATAACATAGATACCGATATTTTAGCGCCTGGCCCTTATATGAAAAAACCAATGGCAGAGCTTGCCAAACATTGCTTTGAGGCCATAGATACTGATTTTGCTGTTCAGGTAAAAACAGGGGATGTTGTGGTTGGCGGAGAAGCATTTGGTATCGGATCTTCACGTGAGCAAGCCGCACAAGCACTGGTGGAATTAGGTGTAAGTACTGTGATCGCTAAATCCTTTGCTCGTATTTTCTATCGCAATGCTTTGAACCTTGGCCTTCCCGCTCTGGTTTGTAATGACGCTGATAAAATTAGTAAAGGCGACCAAATTAGTGTGCAGCCTGAACAAGGCGTGATTATTAATCATAGTAAAAACGAACAATATAAATGCGAAGCCATTCCACCGCAGTTAATGGAAATTGTTCGCGCCGGTGGTTTAATGCCGTTTTTACAGAATAAAAACAATAAATAA
- a CDS encoding isocitrate lyase/PEP mutase family protein, whose translation MHAKTLRQLVNDKEILIAPGGYDGLSASLIQQGGFNAMYLSGASIAYTRFGRPDIGLVSMNEVAETLAVIRERVDFPIIVDGDTGFGNAINTQRTVKLFERMGASAIQLEDQQMPKRCGHLKGKALVSKEEMVGKVKAAVDARSNPDTMIIARTDAIAVEGFDAAVDRAMAYYQAGADLLFIEAPESLEQMQTINEIFEGKVPLLANMVEGGSTPIKDADDLQQMGYSLVIFPGAMVRAYTFMAQEFLGSLKANQNTKQYQDRMLDLGGLNQLLGTDEILANGQKYEG comes from the coding sequence ATGCACGCAAAAACGCTACGCCAGTTAGTAAATGACAAAGAAATCCTAATCGCTCCAGGCGGTTACGATGGTTTGTCAGCATCGCTTATTCAACAAGGTGGCTTTAACGCCATGTATTTATCTGGTGCCAGCATTGCTTACACCCGTTTTGGTCGTCCAGATATTGGCTTAGTTAGTATGAATGAAGTAGCTGAAACTTTAGCGGTTATTCGTGAACGAGTTGATTTTCCGATCATTGTTGATGGCGATACAGGTTTTGGCAATGCCATTAATACTCAGCGCACAGTGAAGTTATTTGAACGCATGGGTGCTTCAGCAATTCAGCTGGAAGATCAGCAAATGCCAAAACGTTGTGGTCATTTAAAAGGTAAGGCGTTAGTCAGTAAAGAAGAAATGGTAGGTAAAGTAAAAGCCGCTGTTGATGCTCGCAGTAACCCAGACACTATGATTATTGCTCGTACAGATGCCATTGCCGTTGAAGGCTTTGATGCTGCAGTTGATAGAGCTATGGCCTATTATCAAGCGGGTGCTGATCTGTTATTTATCGAAGCGCCTGAAAGCCTTGAACAAATGCAAACCATTAATGAAATATTCGAAGGTAAAGTACCATTATTAGCCAATATGGTTGAAGGTGGTTCTACACCAATAAAAGATGCGGATGACTTACAACAGATGGGATATTCATTAGTAATATTCCCTGGTGCCATGGTGCGTGCATATACGTTTATGGCACAAGAGTTTTTAGGAAGTTTAAAAGCGAATCAAAATACCAAACAATACCAAGATAGGATGCTAGATCTTGGTGGTTTGAATCAGTTACTAGGTACTGATGAAATTTTAGCAAATGGGCAAAAATATGAAGGGTAA
- a CDS encoding aconitase/3-isopropylmalate dehydratase large subunit family protein yields MTEQSKAQTLAEKIISRAANVVSVSPGELITCKVDNVLMHDSSGPRRVKERLESLNAKVFDPNKIILVSDHFVPATDAESAEILALTRRWAKDNNISNFYDMQGICHVMMAEKGHLLPGNFLVGGDSHSPTGGAFGCFMVGIGATEMTGVLATGEIWIKVPETIRVNWHGTLSVGVSSKDIMLFLCKKLGVNNNYKVIEFTGTAIDQMNMLERMVLCNMTAELGAKTGVIAPDSSTIAAIETAGKVFEGNIEDWQSDSDAIYFAEYNFDASELKPQIAAPHSPENTNDVDSFENVHVDQAYIGACTGAKLTDLHMAAKVLKGNKVADGTRLLVAPASAKTTNQAASDGTLEILTEAGAIILPTGCGACAGMGAGAIANGEVCISSTSRNFKGRMGSPNSEVYLGSPYSVAAAAIAGKIADPREYL; encoded by the coding sequence ATGACTGAACAAAGCAAAGCGCAGACGCTAGCTGAAAAAATTATTTCCCGTGCAGCCAATGTTGTCAGTGTTTCACCAGGTGAATTAATTACCTGTAAAGTGGATAACGTGTTAATGCATGACTCTTCAGGTCCACGCCGGGTAAAAGAACGTTTAGAAAGCCTAAACGCGAAAGTGTTTGATCCTAACAAAATCATATTAGTAAGTGATCACTTCGTACCTGCAACAGATGCAGAAAGTGCTGAAATTTTAGCTCTGACCCGTCGTTGGGCTAAAGATAATAACATCAGTAACTTCTACGATATGCAGGGTATTTGTCATGTAATGATGGCAGAGAAGGGGCATTTATTACCTGGCAATTTTCTAGTAGGCGGTGATTCGCATTCTCCAACTGGCGGTGCTTTTGGTTGTTTTATGGTGGGCATCGGTGCTACAGAAATGACCGGTGTATTAGCCACAGGTGAAATTTGGATCAAGGTACCTGAAACCATTAGAGTAAATTGGCACGGTACATTATCCGTTGGCGTATCATCAAAAGACATCATGCTGTTTTTATGCAAAAAGCTTGGTGTAAATAATAATTATAAAGTGATTGAATTTACAGGGACTGCCATTGACCAAATGAACATGTTAGAACGGATGGTGCTTTGTAACATGACCGCAGAACTTGGTGCTAAAACCGGTGTTATCGCGCCAGATAGCAGCACAATTGCAGCAATTGAAACCGCAGGAAAGGTTTTTGAAGGTAACATTGAAGATTGGCAAAGCGATAGTGATGCAATTTACTTTGCCGAGTACAACTTTGATGCCAGTGAGTTAAAGCCACAAATAGCCGCACCGCATAGCCCAGAAAATACCAATGATGTTGATAGTTTTGAAAATGTTCATGTGGATCAAGCTTATATTGGCGCATGTACCGGAGCGAAATTAACTGACTTACATATGGCGGCAAAAGTTTTAAAGGGTAACAAGGTTGCTGATGGCACACGCTTATTAGTCGCACCGGCTTCGGCAAAAACCACCAACCAAGCGGCCAGTGATGGCACTTTAGAAATACTTACGGAAGCGGGCGCAATTATTTTACCAACCGGCTGTGGTGCTTGTGCCGGTATGGGCGCTGGTGCGATTGCCAATGGTGAAGTCTGCATCTCATCAACGTCTCGAAACTTTAAAGGGCGTATGGGCTCACCTAACTCAGAAGTATATTTAGGCTCTCCTTATTCTGTTGCCGCTGCAGCTATTGCAGGCAAGATTGCCGATCCACGTGAGTATTTGTAG
- a CDS encoding enoyl-CoA hydratase/isomerase family protein has protein sequence MDYLSLEISGSIAYLTINRPEKRNAFNQQMWRNLPKLLAKAVQANTRCLILQASGDKAFCAGADIDELTVMIKDKTELKVNNQYIQEAQQALAVLPIVTIALINGACMGGGLGLAMACDFRIAANHAKFAITPAKLGLLYSIADTKRVYELVGLSRAKELLMLSKVLDAATAVDYGLINQQCELDQLTDRGEELCQQVLLNSGYSQRGIKLTLNQISGEQQVTVQQLDDLFIDAFDGDDFNEGAAAFLEKRKPKFC, from the coding sequence ATGGATTATTTAAGTTTAGAGATCAGCGGCAGTATTGCTTATCTCACCATCAATAGACCCGAGAAGCGTAATGCCTTTAATCAACAGATGTGGCGCAACCTACCAAAACTGTTAGCCAAAGCTGTGCAAGCAAATACGCGCTGCTTAATTTTGCAAGCGAGTGGCGATAAAGCATTTTGTGCTGGTGCCGATATTGATGAACTAACGGTGATGATCAAAGATAAAACCGAACTTAAGGTCAATAATCAATACATTCAAGAAGCTCAGCAAGCCTTAGCAGTACTACCAATAGTAACAATTGCCCTAATTAACGGAGCATGTATGGGCGGCGGTTTAGGTTTAGCCATGGCCTGTGATTTTAGAATTGCTGCCAATCATGCCAAATTTGCGATTACTCCCGCCAAGCTAGGTCTGTTGTATAGTATTGCTGATACTAAACGAGTTTATGAATTAGTTGGTTTGAGTCGAGCTAAAGAATTATTAATGTTAAGTAAAGTACTCGATGCTGCAACTGCTGTTGATTACGGCTTGATCAATCAACAATGTGAACTTGACCAATTAACTGACCGTGGAGAAGAACTTTGCCAGCAAGTATTGCTTAACAGTGGATACAGTCAACGAGGAATAAAGCTCACTTTAAATCAGATAAGTGGCGAGCAACAAGTAACCGTCCAACAATTAGATGATTTGTTTATTGACGCTTTTGATGGTGATGATTTTAACGAAGGTGCTGCTGCTTTTCTTGAAAAACGTAAGCCGAAATTCTGCTAA
- a CDS encoding MotA/TolQ/ExbB proton channel family protein codes for MEFIIQTLYWISSGLLIPTIVLLLLFLAQGLMVIGGFYGAYANRMAFEKSVKPALHELSKDNANDVLNQEKIRRTGLVNVYLEKLLANRDNTIKAEKVLADFEMACEQDLGKVKTLAKIGPMLGLMGTLIPMGPALVGLASGDMASLAQNMQVAFATTVVGLLIGAIGFFCNQIKTRWYASDLTDLEYVYAVVKN; via the coding sequence ATGGAATTCATCATTCAAACACTGTACTGGATTTCTTCCGGTTTGCTGATCCCAACAATCGTATTGTTATTACTGTTTTTAGCACAAGGGCTAATGGTTATTGGTGGCTTTTATGGCGCTTATGCTAACCGTATGGCCTTTGAAAAAAGCGTAAAGCCAGCACTGCATGAGTTATCAAAAGACAACGCTAATGATGTACTAAACCAAGAAAAAATTCGTCGTACAGGTTTGGTGAATGTTTACTTAGAGAAGCTTTTGGCTAATCGCGACAATACCATTAAAGCTGAAAAAGTGTTGGCTGATTTTGAAATGGCTTGTGAACAGGATTTAGGCAAAGTAAAAACATTAGCCAAAATCGGTCCAATGTTAGGTTTAATGGGTACGTTAATTCCAATGGGCCCGGCGCTGGTTGGTTTAGCTTCTGGCGATATGGCTTCACTTGCACAAAACATGCAAGTGGCATTTGCAACCACCGTTGTTGGCTTATTAATTGGTGCCATTGGTTTTTTCTGTAACCAAATTAAAACTCGTTGGTATGCATCAGATCTTACCGACCTTGAATACGTTTATGCCGTAGTTAAAAATTAG
- a CDS encoding PaaI family thioesterase has translation MTNANIAHEKIINEAWQLCAAMQGFSAHMGPFYEKQENDSNVFTRLLPLQEHHQNPEGVIHGGVLTAVADYGIYRAIGDVLGHQQKFATINLNCDFLAAATSADDSLKVKGKITRLTKSLVFAEGMVYTERREVLRATGIWKLISSK, from the coding sequence ATGACTAATGCAAATATAGCCCATGAAAAGATAATTAATGAGGCCTGGCAATTATGCGCTGCCATGCAAGGTTTCTCTGCCCATATGGGCCCATTCTATGAGAAACAAGAAAACGATAGCAACGTTTTTACTCGATTATTACCATTACAAGAACATCACCAAAATCCAGAAGGTGTAATACACGGAGGGGTGCTAACAGCCGTTGCTGATTATGGCATTTATCGAGCAATTGGCGATGTACTTGGCCATCAACAAAAGTTTGCGACAATTAACTTAAATTGTGATTTTCTCGCCGCGGCAACCAGTGCTGATGATTCATTAAAGGTAAAAGGTAAAATAACCCGATTAACTAAATCTTTAGTCTTCGCCGAAGGTATGGTTTATACCGAGCGTAGAGAAGTACTGCGAGCTACTGGAATTTGGAAGTTAATAAGCTCTAAGTAA
- a CDS encoding DUF2149 domain-containing protein encodes MRSTNTRHKFLKQDDDLDPLSSLTNLFDVAMVFAVALMVALVQHLNIAEMLLDEDFTMVKNPGKENMEIIQKKGKEISKYKQNQNSEADPNKKRGKRVGVAYQLENGEIIYIPE; translated from the coding sequence ATGCGCTCAACGAACACCAGACATAAATTTTTAAAACAAGATGATGATCTTGACCCGTTATCATCCCTTACCAATCTATTTGACGTTGCCATGGTATTTGCAGTAGCGTTAATGGTGGCCTTGGTACAACATTTAAATATCGCTGAAATGTTACTCGATGAAGACTTCACTATGGTGAAAAATCCAGGTAAAGAGAATATGGAAATTATTCAGAAAAAAGGCAAAGAGATTAGTAAATACAAACAAAACCAAAATAGTGAAGCTGATCCAAATAAAAAGCGTGGCAAGCGAGTTGGCGTGGCTTATCAGCTTGAGAATGGCGAAATCATTTATATTCCGGAGTAA
- a CDS encoding glutathione S-transferase family protein, with the protein MRLLSSDISPYSTRVRIQIRKKNLPIEICAPQPELRTAEFLSKFPLGKIPVLELDEHTAITESWVIMEYLEQCFTDTSLKPNAAIENAHMAMVGRYADLHLGPSLFPMFKSLLMKTKIDVEQEIKLIKAELQKGENLLQSMPQYSTRSLNIGDIALATTMYFTEATPRLFGYENILADYPAITAWWQWVQQDSAVKQGIIEMENAFKALAG; encoded by the coding sequence CTCAACCCGAGTACGCATCCAGATCAGAAAAAAGAATTTGCCGATTGAGATTTGTGCTCCACAGCCTGAACTTAGAACCGCGGAGTTTTTGAGTAAATTTCCCCTTGGTAAAATCCCTGTTCTGGAATTGGATGAGCATACGGCGATTACTGAGTCTTGGGTAATTATGGAATACCTTGAGCAGTGCTTTACCGATACTTCTTTAAAACCAAATGCTGCAATTGAAAATGCTCATATGGCCATGGTTGGACGCTATGCAGATTTACACCTTGGACCATCGTTATTTCCAATGTTTAAATCTTTATTGATGAAAACTAAAATTGATGTTGAACAAGAAATAAAGTTAATAAAAGCTGAGCTACAAAAGGGCGAGAACCTGCTGCAGTCGATGCCTCAGTATTCAACAAGGTCATTAAATATTGGAGATATTGCTTTAGCGACAACAATGTATTTTACTGAAGCAACCCCTCGTCTTTTTGGCTACGAAAATATCCTTGCTGATTACCCTGCAATTACTGCATGGTGGCAGTGGGTACAACAAGACAGCGCGGTAAAACAGGGTATTATTGAGATGGAAAACGCATTTAAGGCGTTAGCTGGATAA